A genome region from Cutaneotrichosporon cavernicola HIS019 DNA, chromosome: 5 includes the following:
- a CDS encoding uncharacterized protein (D-isomer specific 2-hydroxyacid dehydrogenase, catalytic domain), which yields MTDDLPTDRLKPIDVTPAEATVYIPTPLHPKSEALANKTFGRVLRPGVDGWTREACIEAADVALIRVGPMNGDDIRSARRLKIIARNGTGYDAIDTAACRDTGVVVTNMPGGNADSVAELTLALALAVLRRVTDIWPRIRAGERIPSIQALSPGLSGKTVGIVGMGNIAYLSAKLFLAFNCRILAYSPSSPAERWTAGDPTFEAIPFTRIASLDDLLSQSDVVSLHCPLTPKTKNMIGAPQLARMKDGAVLINTSRGGMVDEEALADALEREGGVWGAGLDVMATEPAYGENLGRLRDAPNVVILPHLGGSTDQTTQRGCDAAIGIVVDYLGGKGARNRVV from the exons ATGACCGACGACCTCCCCACAGACAGACTCAAGCCCATCGACGTAACACCCGCCGAGGCGACAGTGTACATCCCCACGCCACTCCACCCCAAGTCGGAGGCGCTAGCGAACAAGACGTTTGGGCGAGTCCTCCGCCCAGGTGTGGACGGGTGGACGCGTGAGGCGTGCATCGAGGCTGCGGATGTTGCGT TGATCCGCGTCGGACCCATGAATGGAGACGACATCCGctccgcgcgccgcctcaaGATCATCGCTCGTAACGGGACGGGATATGATGCAATCGACACAGCAGCGTGCCGCGACACAGGAGTGGTGGTGACCAACATGCCTGGCGGGAATGCGGACTCCGTCGCTgagctcaccctcgcgctggcgctggcggtcCTGCGCCGAGTGACGGATATCTGGCCGCGTATCCgggcgggcgagcgcaTCCCCTCCATCCAAGCGCTCTCTCCAGGCTTGAGCGGGAAGACTGTCGGTATTGTGGGCATGGGCAACATTGCCTACCTCTCTGCCAAGCTATTTCTGGCCTTCAACTGCCGTATCTTAGCCTACTCTCCCTCGAGCCCAGCGGAGAGATGGACGGCCGGTGACCCTACTTTCGAGGCAATCCCGTTCACCCGCATCGCCTCGCTCGACGATCTCCTCAGCCAGTCCGACGTGGTGTCGCTCCACTGTCCCCTCACTCCCAAGACGAAGAACATGATCGGCGCACCCCAGCTCGCCCGCATGAAAGATGGCGCGGTGCTCATCAACACCTCGCGCGGGGGCAtggtcgatgaggaggcgctggctgacgctctcgagcgcgagggaGGAGTGTGGGGCGCCGGATTAGATGTCATGGCTACCGAGCCTGCATACGGCGAGAACCTTGGGCGGTTGCGCGATGCGCCGAATGTCGTGATTCTTCCGCATTTGGGCGGGTCGACGGACCAGACGACGCAGCGCGGATGTGATGCGGCGATTGGAATTGTGGTGGATTACCTCGGGGGCAAGGGAGCGCGGAACCGCGTCGTGTAG
- a CDS encoding uncharacterized protein (Protein of unknown function (DUF2985)) — protein sequence MPSQGRHRSQHLDNIQEMERRAGARRTSDGTASEIEREGGSSINVRLSSEDGHGAGTPRRRRRANTEVISESRELDDDAIGLLDCVDLEVSTLNHLQNVTNGIMFPNIPQLWTRRPTLVIPSTPSEHSLETHVGGEGQDDNILPPPVTATRKPRSRAGTLTRMFVKETPQRPTLASQADVSPPTSEAGSVRGARTQERDQRDQMGEFVPLQPIPAYKGKEYDEESSGDESETTEEHNLDKHLRKLLVRQERKEKLKAALKGLWAYLKTPMGVVTAIYGFLVVFWGAAIVLFLLGWIPTSSRNTQDIWIEISSQVVNGLFTVTGVGLIPWRAIDTYRMSVIWTLRKRFQRRCKKLGLPPVQDPDDLPDPTTLPGYENVLTKEEHDRLVDQQTKFAKSQTWYRPHATATHRAFPMSLALWNTILMDGNSFFQCLLCGCMWGMNRHKRPPWTTGSLIPLSFLCGIGAAVLIWQGGKRTKKTAVVEDKLRKALAVDEPVPERVKKPRRSTISGNRPTAADLSRDARQPKRAATDDLLKLKTGENALDQEAILASVSEADEPQSYDIAPYNEMSSLNKEEPDSVSKVRRSG from the exons ATGCCGTCCCAGGGACGCCATCGGTCCCAACACCTCGATAATATCcaggagatggagcggcgcgccggcgcacGCAGGACGAGCGATGGTACCGCGAGTGAGATTGAGCGCGAGGGAGGGAGCTCAATCAACGTCCGTTTGTCGTCAGAGGACGGGCACGGCGCTGGTACGCCCCGCCGCAGGAGGCGTGCCAATACCGAGGTCATCTCTGAGAGccgcgagctggacgacgacgccatcgGCTTGCTCGACTGTGTCGACCTAGAAGTGTCGACCT TGAACCACCTCCAGAACGTGACCAACGGCATCATGTTTCCCAACATTCCGCAGCTGTGGACTCGTCGGCCAACGCTCGTGATCCCGTCCACGCCGTCCGAGCACAGTCTCGA aacCCATGTCGGCGGTGAAGGACAGGATGACAacatccttcctccccctgTCACCGCAACGCGCAAGCCGCGATCTCGTGCGGGCACACTCACGCGCATGTTCGTTAAGGAGACCCCACAGCGTCCCACTCTCGCGTCGCAGGCGGATGTGAGTCCGCCTACTTCCGAGGCGGGCTCGGTCCGCGGGGCTCGCACACAAGAGAGGGACCAGAGGGACCAGATGGGAGAGTTTGTGCCGCTCCAGCCCATCCCGGCCTACAAGGGCAAAGAGTATGACGAGGAGTCGAGCGGGGACGAGAGTGAGACGACCGAAGAGcacaacctcgacaagcACCTGCGCAAGTTGCTCGTGCGGCAGGAGCGCAAGGAAAAGCTCAAGGCAGCCCTTAAAGGTCTGTGGGCGTACCTCAAGACGCCAATGGGTGTCGTGACTGCAATCTACGGGTTCCTCGTCGTGTTCTGGGGCGCCGCGATCgttctcttcctcctcggttGGATCCCGACCTCGAGTAGGAATACGCAGGACATTTGGATTGAGATTTCGTCCCAAGTCGTTAATGGGTTGTTTACAGTCACTGGTGTGGGTCTCATCCCCTGGCGCGCGATAGACACGTACCGTATGAGCGTGATCTGGACGCTGCGCAAGCGGTTCCAGCGCCGGTGTAAGAAGCTCGGCCTGCCACCTGTCCAGGATCCAGACGACCTTCCCGACCCCACGACGCTGCCCGGGTACGAGAACGTGCTTACAAAGGAGGAGCACGATAGGCTTGTCGATCAGCAGACAAAGTTTGCCAAGAGCCAGACGTGGTACCGGCCCCATGCTACTGCTACGCATCGCGCATTCCCGATGAGTTTGGCCTTGTGGAACACGATT CTCATGGACGGCAACTCATTCTTCCAATGCCTCCTATGTGGATGCATGTGGGGCATGAACCGCCACAAGAGGCCCCCTTGGACGACGGGCTCTCTCATCCCTCTGTCGTTCTTATGCGGCATTGGTGCGGCCGTGCTCATCTGGCAGGGCGGGAAGCggacgaagaagacggctgttgtcgaggacaagcttCGCAAGGCTCTGGCGGTTGACGAGCCCGTCCCCGAGCGCGTGAAGAAGCCACGCCGCTCCACAATTTCAGGCAACCGGCCCACGGCTGCCGACCTCAGCAGGGACGCGAGACAACCAAagcgggcggcgacggaTGATCTCCTCAAGTTGAAGACTGGCGAGAATGCGCTGGACCAGGAAGCGATTCTAGCCAGCGTCtcggaggcggacgagccGCAGTCGTACGACATTGCACCGTACAACGAGATGAGCTCGCTGAACAAAGAGGAGCCCGACTCTGTTTCAAAGGTTAGGCGAAGCGGATAG
- a CDS encoding uncharacterized protein (P21-Rho-binding domain) yields MSGNPATSPKRIGAIRHPQSEYTGATPMTSSELPISQTYARHSGGYGPGPTAALAGPPSAYRQDMINPHYVAPPTHSMGSTSRGDSSVNGFMSPSLSTGPPTSSRAPTAHGYSATSSPSMNRHSYGQGSAYISTNPQPPRPVRSGTLPPGEHPGMMNGNHYHDTRSSSNGSSTVHSSGIGSHAPTIGGLGLTPQYQQPDHFKSNAPFETTFDQKINIGPVIPVQPEKDSAPPPTMRARSGTGKSTKDKKSVLGLLNDFLNTNQKNLVISTPYDPIHLTHVGYDYNTGQYTGMPTEWQKILDENGITRAEQEENPDKVLAVVQFFQNRDIPETTEDDVWNKMRNVAPAHQLSPAESPQPVSAAMSRENSNDGSNNNYQFNAPRAAPPPPAAAKSQPAMQAERTAPVAPPKQLQRMPSSQSSSPAIPPSTQLDRSHSQRLPSTTSSSTPKRTLDRSVSSRTPTSSNKPSPSLHKSHSQSGRSRRPEHPQNAPPVPQAPSQGVTRSTTKGRDQAVTTRRRDKAKESEEVIRQLQQICSPGDPNSIYRQLNKIGQGASGGVYTAYDRSGTPVAIKQMNLEKQPKQDLIINEILVMRESSHPNIVNFKDSYLWKGDLWVVMEYMEGGSLTDVVTAHCMSEAQIASVSRETCEGLRHLHSKGVIHRDIKSDNILLSLNGDVKLTDFGFCARIADPLHTKRTTMVGTPYWMAPEVVMRKEYGPKVDIWSLGIMAIEMLEGEPPYLNENPLRALYLIATNGTPKIKDWDKLSSVFRDYLKACLTVDADTRPNAELLLQNEFFKYSAKLTSLAPMIKSARKGNQS; encoded by the exons ATGTCTGGGAACCCGGCGACAAGCCCGAAGCGTATAGGCGCCATCCGCCATCCCCAGTCTGAGT ACACTGGAGCCACTCCAATGACTTCGTCCGAGCTGCCCATCAGTCAGACCTATGCGCGCCACTCGGGAGGCTATGGCCCTGGGCCAACTGCTGCCCTGGCTGGCCCTCCATCCGCATACCGGCAGGATATGATCAACCCCCACTATGTTGCGCCACCAACCCACTCGATGGGTTCAACGTCCAGAGGCGACTCGAGCGTTAACGGCTTCATGtccccttccctctcgACCGGTCCTCCCACGTCGTCCCGAGCCCCGACTGCTCACGGATACTCGGCCACCAGTTCTCCCAGCATGAACAGGCACTCTTATGGCCAGGGGTCTGCATACATCTCCACCAACCCACAGCCACCAAGGCCGGTGCGCTCTGGCACGCTTCCCCCGGGCGAGCACCCTGGCATGATGAATGGCAACCACTACCATGATACCCGTAGTTCATCAAACGGCTCCTCAACTGTACACAGCAGTGGCATCGGCAGTCACGCACCCACCATTGGCGGCCTTGGTCTTACGCCGCAGTACCAGCAGCCCGATCATTTCAAGAGCAACGCTCCGTTCGAGACGACATTTGACCAGAAGATCAACATCGGACCCGTCATTCCTGTGCAGCCCGAGAAAGACAGCGCCCCTCCACCTACAATGCGCGCCCGCAGCGGGACCGGCAAGAGCACCAAGGATAAGAAGAGTgtccttggcctgctcAATG ACTTCCTCAACACCAATCAGAAGAACCTGGTTATCTCGACCCCGTATGACCCCATCCACCTCACCCACGTTGGATATGACTACAACACGGGACAAT ATACGGGGATGCCCACAGAATGGCAGAAGATTCTCGACGAGAACGGCATCACCCGCGCtgagcaggaggagaacCCCGACAAGGTTCTTGCCGTTGTCCAGTTCTTCCAAAACCGTGACATCCCCGAGACGACCGAAGATGATGTGTGGAACAAGATGCGTAACGTCGCGCCTGCCCACCAGCTGTCACCCGCGGAGTCGCCTCAGCCCGTCTCGGCTGCCATGTCGCGCGAGAACAGCAACGATGGGAGCAACAACAACTACCAGTTCAATGCTCCCCGCgctgctcctccacccccaGCGGCTGCCAAAAGCCAACCCGCCATGCAGGCTGAGCGCACTGCGCCTGTTGCGCCGCCTAAGCAGCTCCAGCGCATGCCATCCTCGCAGTCCTCATCGCCTGCGATCCCTCCGTCAACTCAACTCGACCGTTCGCACTCGCAGCGGTTGCCAtccacgacctcgagcagtACGCCCAAGAGGACACTCGACCGTTCCGTTTCGTCTCGTACCCCCACCAGTAGCAACAAGCCTTCCCCATCATTGCACAAGTCGCACTCGCAGTCtgggaggtcgaggcgcccAGAGCACCCCCAAAATGCCCCACCAGTGCCCCAAGCTCCCTCGCAGGGGGTcacgcgctcgaccacGAAGGGTCGCGACCAGGCTGTCACGACGCGCCGTCGagacaaggccaaggagagcgaggaggtcatTCGGCAGCTGCAGCAGATCTGCTCACCAGGCGACCCCAATTCGATATATCGCCAGCTCAACAAGATTGGCCAGGGCGCGTCAGGTGGTGTTTACACTGCTTATGACCGCTCGGGAACACCGGTTGCCATCAAGCAGATGAACCTCGAGAAGCAGCCAAAGCAGGACCTGATCATCAACGAGATTCTCGTCATGCGCGAGTCATCACACCCCAACATTGTCAACTTCAAGGACTCTTACCTGTGGAAGGGTGACCTCTGGGTCGTCATGGAGTACATGGAGGGGGGCAGTTTGACGGATGTTGTGACTGCCCACTGCATGAGCGAAGCGCAGATTGCCTCGGTTAGCCGCGAGACTTGCGAGGGCCTTCGCCACCTGCACTCGAAGGGTGTTATCCACCGTGACATCAAGAGTGACAACATCCTCTTGTCGCTTAATGGAGACGTCAAGCTCA CCGACTTTGGCTTCTGCGCGCGCATCGCAGACCCCTTGCACACGAAGCGCACAACAATGGTCGGCACTCCCTACTGGATGGCGCCAGAAGTCGTCATGCGTAAGGAGTACGGACCCAAGGTCGACATCTGGTCGCTCGGTATCATGGCGATCGAGatgctcgagggcgagccgCCCTATCTGAACGAGAACCCTCTGCGCGCGCTGTATCTCATTGCGACAAACGGCACGCCCAAAATCAAGGACTGGGACAAACTCTCTAGCGTCTTCCGCGATTACCTCAAGGCGTGCCTCACGGTCGACGCGGACACGCGCCCGAACGCCGAGCTGCTACTGCAGAACGAGTTCTTCAAGTACTCGGCCAAGCTTACGAGCTTGGCGCCCATGATCAAGAGCGCGCGCAAGGGAAACCAGTCCTGA
- a CDS encoding uncharacterized protein (Ring finger domain), producing MPLRLEDAQCSICIENLFDHHDDLDEVLPIATPDCGHVFHERCLFAWFTSQANAYLAQMVDQGAAVTIADAPAECPECRAECFADPETGEPAVHRLYINFSRDERSMSQAQSSQHVPSSPSMRWRSADKMVLGLARRARGVAAELDAAGPDSHEDDVRGALRRAEALRADAVSSKAAEGFKKYMAGLTAAVNKLHNRLEEHPLIGTLEGRVRTLEDQLAAAQREHARSTLELERRMQAELERVILKERGKAERDVARATKERDTMQREVEKSKIALHRGRTAAGEREADLQAKLAEAQRLGAIETQTRTELQKDLADRTKTLKMWQAKAEKRGQMKGKLEELRAENEALRAVASTQHKGSQRAQFVPSSPREFRSEPEPIDRTLELEVEAPTLDSLLDHMNADCDKRSTTARTFSFGSPSPPRNLTTTARSLLFDDQPRSSTARTLSFDMDQPKPRRSGTGRPEAVRSNPATSSKYFGRPYEGGPERSKPVRAAVREPSQEGLGREKTRSGMQLQEQFAKMSDNAQKGKQRLSEMRNGVHLAALSDPAPVPRPHVLVDCSSPIRPKRPLEVIEIGSSPEISERRHDTKPTRPDARRVQKEPSILEYLGVDSRGRQRGVMTGAKVRRRA from the exons ATGCCGCTCAGACTCGAAGACGCACAGTGTTCGATCTGCATCGAGAATCTCTTTGACCACCACGACGACCTGGACGAGGTCCTCCCAATCGCCACTCCAGACTGCG GACATGTCTTCCACGAGCGATGCCTCTTCGCATGGTTCACATCACAGGCCAACGCGTACCTCGCCCAGATGGTGGACCAGGGCGCAGCCGTGACCATTGCTGACGCGCCCGCCGAGTGTCCCGAGTGCAGGGCGGAGTGTTtcgccgaccccgagacCGGCGAGCCCGCCGTCCACCGCCTCTATATCAACTTTTCTCGTGATGAGAGGTCCATGTCTCAGGCTCAGTCGAGCCAGCATGTTCCCAGTAGTCCGAGCATGCGGTGGAGAAGCGCGGATAAGATGGTTCTGgggctggcgcggcgcgctAGAGGcgtcgcggccgagctggaTGCCGCAGGGCCCGATAGTCACGAGGATGACGTTCGCGGCGCCCTACGCCGGGCAGAAGCATTGCGTGCGGACGCTGTATCTtccaaggctgccgagggGTTCAAG AAATATATGGCCGGCCTCACAGCAGCGGTCAACAAGCTCCACAACCGGCTCGAGGAACACCCGCTCATCGGGACTCTTGAGGGTCGTGTCCGTACTCTTGAAGATCAATTGGCCGCTGCCCAACGCGAGCATGCGCGGAGCacgcttgagctcgagcgccggatgcaggccgagcttgagcgcgttATCCTCAAGGAGCGAGGCAAGGCAGAGAGGGACGTCGCGCGGGCGACAAAGGAACGAGACACGATGCAGCgtgaggtcgagaagaGTAAGATCGCACTGCATCGGGGGCGCACAGCAGCAGGTGAacgcgaggccgacctgCAGGCCAAACTGGCCGAAGCGCAGAG actCGGGGCGATAGAGACCCAGACGCGCACAGAGTTGCAGAAGGACCTGGCGGACCGCACCAAGACGCTCAAGATGTGgcaggccaaggcggaGAAACGGGGCCAAATGAAGGGCAaactcgaggagctgcggGCCGAGAACGAGGCGCTCCGTGCGGTGGCTTCTACTCAGCACAAGGGATCGCAGAGGGCACAATTTGTGCCATCCAGCCCTCGAGAATTTCGGTCCGAACCGGAGCCCATCGACCGcacgctcgagctcgaggtcgaggcgcccACGCTCGACTCACTGCTGGACCACATGAACGCGGACTGTGACAAGCGCTCAACCACCGCTCGGACGTTCAGCTTCGGATCtccctcacctcctcgtAACCTCACCACGACAGCGCGCTCGCTCTTATTCGATGACCagccgcgctcgtcgactgCGCGCACACTCTCATTCGATATGGACCAGCCCAAGCCCCGCAGGTCCGGTACGGGACGACCCGAAGCGGTCCGCAGTAATCCCGCCACGAGCAGCAAGTACTTTGGCCGCCCGTACGAAGGCGGCCCAGAGCGATCCAAGCCCGTCCGCGCGGCTGTACGCGAGCCATCCCAGGAAGGACTGGGCCGTGAGAAGACGCGCTCTGGAATGCAGCTGCAGGAGCAGTTCGCCAAGATGAGCGACAACGCACAGAAGGGGAAGCAGAGGTTGAGCGAGATGAGAAACGGTGTGCACCTGGCTGCGCTTAGCGACCCCGCTCCGGTCCCCAGGCCACACGTGTTGGTGGACTGCTCGAGCCCGATCCGTCCCAAGCGTCCGCTGGAGGTGATCGAGATCGGCTCAAGTCCCGAAATCTCTGAACGGCGGCACGATACAAAGCCCACGCGCCCCGACGCCAGACGGGTACAGAAGGAGCCAAGCATACTCGAGTACCTTGGGGTCGACAGCCGCGGGCGGCAGCGGGGGGTCATGACGGGCGCCAAGGTACGGCGACGTGCTTAG
- the MNP1 gene encoding uncharacterized protein (Ribosomal protein L7/L12 C-terminal domain): protein MSAPRTVLRALRASSSRATYRAPARAFSSTRIAREEAAPAVSPKIASIVDSVEGLTLLEVSELVSALKTRLNITEVALPAAGAAPAAAAAVDAGEAPAAEEKPKEKTIFTVKLEKIDASAKAKIIREVKGLMPNMNLVEAKKFVESVPQTLKENVPKEEAEKLMKTLQDLGATVSMS from the exons ATGAGC gcccCCAGGACCGtcctccgcgccctccgCGCCTCGTCTAGCCGCGCAACGTACCGCGCACCCGCGAGGGCATTCTCGTCTACGCGTatcgcgcgcgaggaggctgcgCCTGCTGTGTCGCCTAAGATTGCGTCGATTGTGGACTCGGTTGAGGGGCTCACCCTTCTCGAGGTCTCGGAGCTTGTGTCTGCCCTCAAG accCGACTCAACATCaccgaggtcgcgctcccCGCTGCGGGAGCCGCACCAGcggccgctgccgctgTCGACGCTGGGGAGGCGcccgcggccgaggagaagccTAAGGAGAAGACCATCTTCACCGTGAAGCTTGAGAAGATCGACGCGTCCGCCAAGGCTAAGATCATCCGCGAGGTCAAGGGGCTCATGCCGAACATGAACCTCGTTGAG GCGAAGAAGTTTGTCGAGTCGGTGCCGCAGACCCTCAAGGAGAACGTgcccaaggaggaggccgagaagctcaTGAAGACGCTGCAGGACCTTGGCGCGACCGTCTCCATGTCCTAG
- the YND1 gene encoding uncharacterized protein (Belongs to the GDA1 CD39 NTPase family): MAPSIDASSTHYALVVDAGSSGSRLQIYSWRDPELERDEILSEVRAARDAGLADGMPSRWWWWDQLKRKGKGKATAEEMERRALRRLVRVGKGVKGDDWVKRVEPGISNIAPEDIPGYLAPLMAHALGHIPPSQQAHTPIYVLATAGMRLLSKEAQNAILAETCSTLRRDYPFALEGPSSAGPCGDSVRIISGEEEGIWGWVAVNYLMDGFGHAPELAHADGQIEHDHLLPLANLASAPEGSSALDAVTPVDVHHHSPTFGFLDMGGASTQLAFSPSAEELTHSRFPAKDLATISLRLLSGELVEWPVFAASWLGFGTNRVRERYVEAAVKEWSSLAFKPETISDSCLPVDLTIAATENSPAFVGTGDFTQCLNDLKPLLKHDEPCDAAHCLFGGMATPRIDFSRADQRGFIGISEYWYTAHQVLGLGGVWDWAEWERGMGDFCAQDWAAIEAKVQSSEGWADVDLTRLQMQCFKGAWISNVLHNGIGVPRLTDKGGNATLGGTAGTNAEAEFRARQKGLFQSMDTVRNTAISWTLGKVVIEASKAVSALPVGRWAPLSAAHAHLSSLPPFLLVGYTLLAFVILFGLWHILGRRSRRRKVLALSSLPSLSSIPGLARLFPQESADLYVEEGDGGAAIMKRRRWLALGRKRDPPKRSPLLRNSSMPLSSGPFNASSTGWQASSASQPPSPRGNRTASMLDVTAYPSFPGTPHSGASSSVASTPRPARPRTTSYNPGADGGWNDPPLSMFHDSSSSADDEWTPKPKLHKNRNGTLTPSARPGGERVLSRNSSRANLTDTGYLAQRNASRAGTPSRDL, translated from the exons ATGGCGCCGTCGATAGAtgcgtcctcgacgcacTATGCGCTCGTCGTTGACGCGGGTAGTTCAGGCTCGCGCCTCCAGATCTACTCGTGGCGTGATCCTGAGCTCGAGCGTGACGAAATACTCAGCGaggtgcgcgccgcgcgcgacgccgggCTTGCCGACGGCATGCCCTCTcgctggtggtggtgggaccagctcaagcgcaagggaaagggcaaggcgacagcggaggagatggagcgtcgcgcgctgcgtcgcctcgtccgtgTTGGCAAGGGCGTCAAGGGCGATGATTGGgtcaagcgcgtcgagccTG GCATCTCGAACATCGCACCGGAAGATATCCCAGGATACCTCGCACCGCTGATGGCGCACGCCCTCGGCCACATCCCGCCTTCCCAACAGGCCCACACGCCAATATACGTGCTCGCGACAGCGGGCATGCGGCTCCTTAGCAAGGAGGCACAGaacgccatcctcgccgaaACGTGCAGCACTCTCCGGCGCGATTACCCGTTCGCGCTCGAGGGGCCGTCGAGTGCGGGGCCTTGCGGCGACAGTGTGCGCATCAtcagcggcgaggaggaaggcaTCTGGGGCTGGGTTGCTGTCAACTACCTTATGGACGGGTTCGGACATGCTCCAGAGCTGGCTCACGCCGACGGCCAGATAGAGCATGACCACCTCTTGCCGTTGGCCAACCTCGCGTCAGCGCCAGAAGGGAGTAGTGCACTCGACGCAGTCACACCTGTGGATGTGCACCACCACTCGCCGACGTtcggcttcctcgacatgggcggcgcgagcaCGCAGCTCGCATTCTCCCCgtcggccgaggagctgacCCACTCGCGTTTCCCTGCCAAAGACCTCGCGACGATCTCCCTGCGCCTTTTGAGTGGCGAACTCGTGGAATGGCCCGTCTTCGCGGCATCATGGCTCGGTTTCGGCACGAAccgcgtgcgcgagcgctACGTCGAGGCAGCAGTCAAGGAGTGGTCCTCACTGGCGTTCAAGCCAGAAACGATCTCGGATTCTTGCCTCCCCGTCGACCTCACAATTGCGGCGACTGAGAATAGTCCCGCCTTCGTCGGCACGGGCGACTTTACACAGTGTCTGAACGACCTCAAGCCGTTGCTGAAGCACGACGAGCCGTGCGATGCGGCCCACTGCCTATTTGGGGGAATGGCGACTCCGCGTATCGACTTTTCGCGCGCCGATCAGCGCGGGTTTATCGGCATCTCGGAGTACTGGTACACGGCCCACCAGGTACTGGGACTCGGCGGGGTGTGGGATTGGGCCGAGTGGGAGCGGGGTATGGGCGACTTCTGTGCACAGGACTGGGCGGCAATCGAGGCAAAAGTCCAGTCATCCGAGGGTTgggccgacgtcgacctgaCCCGACTCCAGATGCAGTGCTTCAAGGGCGCGTGGATCAGCAACGTGCTACACAATGGTATCGGCGTGCCACGCCTCACCGACAAGGGCGGGAACGCAACGCTGGGTGGCACTGCAGGCAcgaacgccgaggccgagttccgcgcgcgccagaAGGGTCTCTTCCAGAGCATGGACACTGTACGCAACACGGCCATCTCGTGGACTCTTGGCAAAGTCGTGATCGAGGCGAGTAAGGCTGTCTCGGCCCTCCCAGTGGGTCGGTGGGCGCCGCTCTCCGCGGCACATGCACacctctcctctcttcccCCGTTCTTACTCGTCGGCTACACGCTGCTCGCATTCGTCATTCTTTTCGGGTTATGGCACATCCTCGGTCGCCGCTCAAGACGCCGAAAGGTActggccttgagctccttgccctctCTCTCGTCCATTCCGGGACTGGCACGCTTGTTCCCGCAAGAATCTGCCGACCTGTACGTTGAAGAAGGTGACGGCGGGGCGGCAATAATGAAGCGCCGACGCTGGTTGGCATTGGGACGCAAGCGCGACCCGCCCAAGCGCTCTCCCCTGCTGAGAAACTCGAGCATGCCGCTCTCCTCGGGACCTTTCAACGCCTCCAGCACAGGATGGCAGGCGAGCAGTGCAAGTCAACCGCCAAGCCCGCGCGGCAACCGCACCGCATCCATGCTCGACGTCACAGCCTACCCATCTTTCCCTGGTACACCGCACAGTGGTGCTTCCAGCTCGGTCGCGTCCACACCacgcccagctcgtcccCGCACAACCAGCTACAATCCCGGAGCAGATGGTGGGTGGAACGACCCGCCTTTATCCATGTTCCacgactcgagctcgtctgccgacgacgagtggacgcccaagcccaagctgCACAAGAATCGGAATGGGACACTCACGCCTTCTGCTCGGCCTGGCGGGGAACGCGTGCTCAGCCGCAACTCGAGCCGCGCAAACCTTACAGACACGGGATATTTGGCTCAGCGCAATGCAAGTCGCGCAGGCACGCCCTCACGCGACTTGTAG